The following are encoded together in the Candidatus Rhabdochlamydia sp. T3358 genome:
- a CDS encoding DnaA/Hda family protein, whose protein sequence is MSLLLLLSFTSHVVSMQAWEEFLQKQEDLLGKQTVNQWLRSLKILHFDATNLYLEAADAFHMLWFEEHMRPLIKTHLLNNNSRTIKVHIHVPDNAVNKKNDKIQHLAVFSPVADKLDPIATLANFVPAKANEVVMRLCCELTGVDPVSLRFTSSVPNLAACNPIFLWGKPGTGKTHLLMALTHLFCQRGLKALFVRAETFTEHVISAIRSSEMQKFRAIYRHVDALLIDNVHVFMRKDATQEELFHLFNTLHLSSKQIILSSNTPPSQLEEIEPRLISRFEWGIVLQLNELTEIERKKLLVHCCKIRNFPLTEKICSFLVHTFSNNHSLLRAFEALLLRLYLKDKNFKPGKLQLGQVEAILADLIQFEQKKTLNKDTILLAVASYFDIDSAEIIGKSQSQRHTFPRQISIYLCRTLLKLSFIQIGKIFSRDHSTAVTAVKQIKIKLENRDKELQEALKQIEAIAVASLDKEVAIPGVLTNDRNSDHYFIKS, encoded by the coding sequence TTGAGCCTCCTGCTACTTTTAAGTTTCACCTCACATGTGGTATCCATGCAAGCTTGGGAAGAGTTTTTACAAAAGCAAGAAGATCTATTAGGAAAACAAACAGTCAATCAATGGCTGCGATCACTTAAAATCTTACATTTTGATGCAACAAACCTCTATCTAGAAGCTGCTGATGCATTTCATATGTTGTGGTTTGAAGAACATATGCGCCCTTTGATTAAAACACACTTGCTAAATAATAATTCTCGAACAATCAAAGTTCATATTCATGTTCCAGATAATGCTGTGAATAAAAAAAATGATAAAATTCAGCATCTTGCTGTGTTTTCTCCTGTTGCAGATAAATTAGATCCTATAGCTACCCTAGCAAACTTTGTTCCAGCTAAAGCCAATGAAGTGGTTATGCGTCTATGCTGTGAGCTAACAGGGGTAGATCCGGTTTCTTTACGCTTTACCTCTTCTGTTCCTAACCTAGCCGCCTGTAATCCGATTTTTCTTTGGGGAAAGCCAGGTACAGGTAAAACCCACTTATTAATGGCCTTAACCCATCTTTTCTGCCAAAGAGGACTAAAAGCCTTATTTGTCCGGGCTGAAACATTTACCGAACATGTCATTTCCGCTATTCGCTCTTCAGAAATGCAAAAGTTTAGAGCGATCTATCGTCATGTAGATGCCTTATTAATAGATAACGTTCATGTTTTTATGCGTAAAGATGCAACACAGGAAGAACTGTTTCACCTCTTTAATACTCTGCACTTATCCAGTAAGCAAATCATTTTAAGTTCTAACACTCCTCCTTCTCAACTAGAAGAAATCGAACCGCGGCTTATTTCAAGATTCGAGTGGGGTATTGTACTACAATTAAATGAACTTACAGAAATAGAGCGTAAGAAGTTACTTGTACATTGTTGTAAAATAAGAAATTTTCCTTTAACAGAAAAAATATGTTCTTTTCTAGTCCATACATTTTCCAATAATCATTCTTTATTGCGCGCCTTTGAAGCTTTATTATTGCGCTTATATCTAAAAGATAAAAATTTTAAGCCAGGCAAATTACAGCTAGGACAAGTAGAAGCAATTCTTGCTGATCTCATTCAATTTGAGCAAAAAAAAACCTTAAATAAAGATACTATTCTACTGGCAGTAGCGTCTTACTTTGATATAGACTCTGCAGAAATTATAGGGAAATCACAAAGTCAACGACATACCTTTCCTAGGCAAATTTCTATATATTTATGCAGAACCTTGCTTAAATTATCTTTTATACAGATTGGGAAGATATTTTCCCGCGACCATTCAACAGCAGTTACAGCAGTAAAGCAAATTAAAATTAAATTAGAAAATAGAGATAAGGAACTACAAGAAGCTTTAAAACAAATTGAAGCCATTGCAGTGGCGTCTTTAGATAAAGAAGTCGCTATTCCGGGCGTTTTAACAAACGATCGGAATAGTGACCACTACTTTATTAAATCTTAA
- the yidC gene encoding membrane protein insertase YidC, producing the protein MNKRSFLFVLILTVGFFFLNQWLFPPKKISITTTETQKVYVEPVIEAKPIATDTLNQQQQQFFVIENAYQQLVFSNIGGAISEINLALYNKKDSQTPVRPIAFDRIIEKDFPQNSHFPAFPYEIAGEKIKPAIGGYYPLLRRTLFNAQDVPISFVDPKFYALNIVSSDTNLATQPYRLKKLEKDLIEFELVQPNRRITKVFSFSKDPSLSPYCIEVMIKIDGDTRGLWLTTGVPEVELISGNAAPTLKYRMLKGSQKAQIEQLSLPKNGTMNAMPADWICNSNGFLGLILDPLTTDGSSFRAQMIPGMQIPTRLSLINPEYQPYPPEKYPGYEMQIPLHEQTSHFRLYAGPFEDDLLNKVDQTYANPAKGYNPGYIGALSFHGWFTFISEPFAKFLFLVMKFFYKMTSSWGISIILLTLVLRIMLYPLNAWSINSSLKMSQIAPQVTAIQEKYKKDPKRAQMEVMSLYREKGVNPLMGCFPLLIQLPFLIGMFDLLKSTFELRGASFIPGWIDNLTAPDVLFSWGYPIPFFGSSFHLLPFLLGFIMWVQQRFTSMSTKTTAPLTDQQKQQKMMGNIMTVVFTVMFYHFPSGLNLYWLSSMGLGILQQWFMMRKMKKV; encoded by the coding sequence ATGAATAAACGCTCTTTTCTTTTTGTATTGATTTTAACAGTAGGATTTTTTTTCCTTAATCAATGGCTTTTTCCACCTAAAAAAATTTCAATCACCACTACTGAGACTCAAAAAGTTTATGTAGAGCCAGTAATTGAAGCAAAACCAATTGCAACTGATACTCTCAACCAACAACAGCAACAGTTCTTTGTTATAGAAAATGCCTACCAACAGTTGGTATTTTCTAATATAGGTGGAGCTATTTCTGAGATTAATCTTGCTTTGTATAATAAAAAAGATTCTCAAACACCTGTGCGCCCGATTGCTTTTGATCGCATTATTGAAAAAGACTTTCCGCAAAATAGCCATTTTCCTGCTTTTCCTTATGAGATAGCTGGAGAAAAAATTAAGCCAGCAATAGGTGGATATTATCCTTTATTAAGACGTACTCTGTTCAATGCACAAGATGTCCCTATTTCTTTTGTGGATCCTAAATTTTATGCTTTGAATATTGTCTCTTCAGATACGAACTTAGCTACACAGCCCTACCGTTTAAAAAAATTAGAAAAAGATCTTATTGAGTTTGAACTCGTTCAACCCAATCGTAGGATCACAAAAGTATTTTCCTTTTCTAAAGATCCAAGCCTATCTCCTTACTGCATTGAGGTAATGATTAAAATAGATGGAGATACACGTGGTTTATGGCTGACTACGGGAGTTCCAGAGGTAGAGCTTATCTCAGGAAATGCTGCGCCTACTTTAAAGTATCGGATGCTTAAAGGTTCTCAAAAAGCACAAATAGAACAGCTGTCTCTGCCTAAAAATGGAACTATGAATGCTATGCCAGCGGATTGGATTTGTAACTCTAATGGATTTTTGGGATTAATACTCGACCCTTTAACAACAGATGGCAGCTCATTTCGCGCGCAGATGATCCCTGGAATGCAAATTCCCACTCGTCTTTCTTTAATCAATCCAGAGTATCAACCCTATCCCCCTGAAAAATATCCAGGATATGAAATGCAGATACCGCTGCATGAACAGACTAGTCATTTTCGCTTATATGCAGGTCCTTTCGAAGATGATCTCTTGAATAAGGTTGATCAAACATATGCTAATCCTGCTAAAGGATATAATCCGGGTTATATCGGAGCTTTAAGTTTTCATGGATGGTTTACATTCATTTCAGAGCCTTTTGCTAAATTTTTATTCTTAGTCATGAAGTTTTTTTACAAAATGACCTCATCCTGGGGAATTTCGATTATTTTATTAACTCTTGTATTGCGCATTATGCTCTATCCGCTTAACGCTTGGTCTATTAATTCTTCTTTAAAGATGAGCCAAATAGCTCCTCAAGTAACCGCTATTCAAGAGAAATACAAAAAAGATCCCAAGCGTGCTCAAATGGAAGTCATGAGCCTCTATCGAGAAAAAGGGGTTAATCCATTAATGGGTTGCTTTCCTTTATTAATTCAATTGCCTTTCTTAATTGGAATGTTTGATTTATTAAAATCTACTTTTGAACTAAGAGGCGCAAGTTTTATCCCAGGATGGATTGATAACTTAACAGCACCAGATGTGCTTTTTAGCTGGGGCTATCCTATTCCCTTTTTTGGCTCTAGTTTTCATCTTTTGCCTTTTCTACTAGGCTTCATCATGTGGGTACAACAACGTTTTACTTCTATGAGTACAAAAACTACAGCTCCTCTTACAGATCAACAGAAACAGCAAAAAATGATGGGTAATATCATGACTGTTGTTTTTACTGTGATGTTTTATCATTTCCCTTCAGGATTAAATCTTTATTGGTTATCTTCAATGGGGCTTGGCATATTGCAGCAGTGGTTTATGATGCGTAAAATGAAAAAGGTGTAA
- a CDS encoding CesT family type III secretion system chaperone, producing the protein MSLENAKANLKEFGKELNLELAFDENHTCILGIDNTFSLHLTYEPNSDRLYLYSPILDGLPKDPAIRTNLYEALLEGAMLGGQMAGGGVGVAVPEELILMHAVIEMGIGADASALCRYAPLFVESVEKWRTRAKDICEGRDIKKDLPPPTNPLGGKPGERFIKI; encoded by the coding sequence ATGTCATTGGAAAATGCCAAGGCAAATTTAAAGGAATTCGGGAAAGAGCTCAATCTAGAGTTGGCATTTGATGAAAATCACACATGTATACTTGGGATTGATAATACTTTTTCTCTTCATCTTACATATGAGCCAAATTCTGATCGTTTGTACTTGTACTCACCGATCTTAGATGGTCTACCTAAGGATCCCGCGATTCGAACAAACCTATATGAAGCTCTTCTTGAAGGAGCTATGTTAGGAGGTCAAATGGCAGGAGGAGGAGTAGGAGTTGCTGTTCCTGAAGAATTGATTTTAATGCATGCTGTTATAGAAATGGGTATAGGAGCTGATGCATCTGCATTATGCCGTTATGCTCCTTTATTTGTTGAGTCTGTAGAGAAGTGGAGAACCCGTGCAAAAGATATTTGCGAGGGTCGAGATATAAAGAAAGATCTTCCACCTCCAACAAATCCTTTAGGGGGAAAGCCCGGAGAAAGGTTTATTAAGATTTAA